From one Xiphophorus hellerii strain 12219 chromosome 18, Xiphophorus_hellerii-4.1, whole genome shotgun sequence genomic stretch:
- the trip12 gene encoding E3 ubiquitin-protein ligase TRIP12 isoform X1, with protein sequence MSNRPNSNPGGSLRRSQRNTAAAQPQDHTAAGRLQSEQVKHKPNSPPESRRPNSKAPKATASSATGQSRGHSSRRSGLNLSVASLVLQDDSQAAGTSEQERPGHQSKSEGTRGLKRSDAPDQISVLGPTPSKKPKSVPPPKSNTSETKKGPAKSKKRQASSEAPASTGRNQSKKSAASSASPVQKRKKSDSFPGLSSTAGSLPNCTEGRTAKPTKLASKSAASAKAGCSNVTDSSSSASSSSSSSTTGTNSAATQGARLKQGKDQTKARRSRSASSPSPRRSTRDKEQAKTASSSKFDWATRFNPKVNLPKPKLSLPGTSKTETSKPGPSGLQAKLASLRKSTKKRSESPPAELPSFRRSTRQKTTGSCASTSRRGSGLGKRGAADARRQEKMADSDNNQDGANSSAARTDEASQGASASSSVAGAVGMTTSGESESDDSEMGRLQALLEARGLPPHLFGPLGPRMSQLFHRTIGSGASSKAQQLLQGLQATGDESQQLQAAIEMCQLLVMGNEETLGGFPVKSVVPALITLLQMEHNFEIMNHASRALTYMMEALPRSSAVVVDAIPVFLEKLQVIQFIDVAEQALTALEMLSRRHSKAILQARGLAHCLLYLEFFSINAQRNALAIAANCCQSITPDEFHFVDDSLSLLTQRLTHQDKKSVESTCLCFARLVDNFQHEENLLQQVASRDLLTNIQQLLVVTPPVLSSGMFIMVVRMLSLMCSNCPSLAVQLMKQNIAETLRFLLCGASNGSCQEQIELVPRSPQELYELTSLICELMPCLPREGIFAVDAMLKKGSAQTTEGAIWQWRDDRGLWHPYNRIDSRIIETAHQNGEDEISLSTLGRVYTIDFNSMQQINEDTGTARGIQRKPNPLANPNTGSHQEVRREDARAQLMKEDPELAKCFIKTLFGVLYEVYSSSAGPAVRHKCLRAILRIIYFADAELLKDVLRNHAVSSHIASMLSSQDLKIVVGSLQMAEILMQKLPDVFSVYFRREGVMHQVKNLAESESFLVTSPPKACSSGTASLCTTTITSVSTTSANIATPDLGSPSFQHSMDDSLDLSPQGRLSDVLKRKRLPKRGPRRPKYSPPRDDDKVDNQVFFAAKSPTSTQSPKSSFLASLNPKTWGKLGAQTNNANSEPSRTAGVSGLARAPPKDSISNNRDKIKAWIKEQASKFVERYFNSENVDGSNPALNVLQRLCTATEQLNLQVDGGLECLVEISNIVSESDVSSFEIQHSGLVKQLLIYLTSNADRDLLSRDVRLKRFLNIFAGCPLPGVDPIGRLDPTNNSAYLALVHKMNSCLSQMEQFPVKVHDFPSGNGNGSRGSQALKFFNTHQLKCQLQRHPDCTNVKQWKGGPVKIDPLALVQAIERYLVVRGYGRIREEDEDSDDDGSDDEIDESLAAQFLNSGSVRHRLQFYIGDHLLPYNMTVYQAVRQYSLQAEEERESTDDEANPLGRAGIWTKTHTIWYKPVREDEEGSKDSVGGKRGRAQTAPTKTSPRNAKKQDELWHGIQSESNTELCGNTWSDGVCPSVANPLETYLTTEPPETITFDDPSLEVTLLLRILHSISRFWFYLYDNAACKEIIPTSEFINSKLTAKANRQLQDPLVIMTGNIPTWLIELGKTCPFFFPFDTRQMLFYVTAFDRDRAMQRLLDTNPEINQSDSQDSRVAPRLDRKKRTINREDLLKQAESVMQDLGSSRAMLEIQYENEVGTGLGPTQEFYALVSQELQRADLGLWRGEEITLANPKGNQEGTKYMFNSRGLFAVPFGRTTKPAHIAKIKMKFRFLGKLMAKAIMDFRLLDLPLGLPFYKWMLRHETSISSHDLMNIDPSVAKSIQHLEDIIRQKKRLEQDRSQTRETLQQALESLNMNGCSVEDLGLDFTLPGFPNIELKKGGKDVPVTIYNLEEYLRLVVYWTLNEGVSRQFDSFREGFESVFPLHHLQYFYPEELDQLLCGSKSETWDVKTLMECCRPDHGYTHDSRAIRFLFEVLSSFDAEQQRLFLQFVTGSPRLPVGGFRSLNPPLTIVRKTFESTENPDDFLPSVMTCVNYLKLPDYSSIEIMREKLLIAAREGQQSFHLS encoded by the exons ATGTCCAACCGGCCTAATTCCAATCCAGGGGGGTCACTGCGCCGTTCACAGAGGAACACTGCTGCGGCCCAGCCACAAGACCACACAGCAGCTGGAAG GTTGCAGTCAGAGCAGGTAAAACATAAACCAAATTCCCCACCTGAAAGTAGAAGACCTAATTCTAAGGCTCCCAAAGCCACTGCCAGCTCAGCCACTGGCCAGTCCAGAGGGCACAGCTCAAGAAG AAGCGGTCTTAACCTATCAGTGGCTTCATTAGTTCTGCAAGACGACTCGCAGGCTGCGGGAACATCCGAACAGGAACGACCAGGCCACCAGTCAAAGAGTGAGGGCACCAGAGGGCTTAAACGAAGTGACGCTCCTGACCAAATTAGCGTCCTTGGGCCCACCCCTTCCAAGAAGCCCAAATCGGTCCCACCACCCAAAAGTAATACCTCAGAGACCAAGAAAGGCCCAGCTAAGTCCAAGAAGAGACAGGCTTCTTCAGAGGCACCTGCATCGACAGGTCGAAATCAGAGCAAGAAGAGTGCGGCCAGCTCGGCCTCTCCAGTCCAGAAACGGAAAAAATCAGACTCTTTCCCAGGTCTAAGTAGTACCGCTGGGTCTCTACCCAATTGTACCGAAGGCAGAACTGCAAAACCAACCAAGCTGGCGTCTAAATCGGCCGCCTCAGCCAAAGCTGGGTGTAGCAACGTGACAGACTcatcctcctctgcctcctcctcttcttcttcctctacCACAGGCACCAACAGTGCTGCTACACAGGGCGCTCGTTTAAAACAGGGAAAAGATCAGACAAAAGCTCGTCGTTCCAGATCAGCATCTAGTCCCTCTCCGCGTCGCAGTACACGAGACAAGGAGCAGGCCAAAACCGCCAGCTCTTCCAAGTTTGACTGGGCAACACGCTTCAACCCCAAAGTAAACCTGCCAAAACCCAAACTTTCCTTACCTGGAACTTCCAAAACTGAAACCTCCAAACCTGGGCCATCTGGACTACAAGCTAAACTAGCAA GTTTGAGGAAATCCACAAAGAAGCGCAGCGAGTCTCCTCCAGCAGAGCTCCCCAGTTTTCGGCGGAGCACACGCCAGAAGACCACGGGCTCCTGTGCCAGCACCAG TCGGCGGGGCTCAGGCCTGGGCAAGCGCGGGGCAGCCGACGCTCGCCGACAGGAGAAAATGGCTGACTCCGACAACAACCAAGATGGGGCCAATTCATCAGCTGCTCGCACTGATGAGGCGTCACAAGGAGCTTCAG CTTCAAGCTCAGTTGCCGGAGCAGTGGGCATGACCACTTCTGGAGAGAGTGAGTCTGATGATTCAGAAATGGGAAGGCTTCAAG CGCTTCTGGAAGCCAGAGGTCTCCCACCACATCTTTTTGGACCCCTGGGGCCCCGCATGTCGCAGCTGTTTCACAGGACCATAGGCAGTGGAGCCA GTTCCAAggcccagcagctgctgcagggcCTTCAGGCCACAGGGGACGAGTCTCAACAGCTCCAAGCTGCCATTGAGATGTGCCAGCTGCTGGTGATGGGCAATGAGGAAACTCTTGGTGGATTTCCTGTCAAGAGTGTGGTGCCTGCTTTG ATTACACTGTTACAGATGGAGCATAATTTTGAAATT ATGAATCACGCGTCGCGTGCGCTCACTTACATGATGGAGGCACTTCCTCGTTCTTCTGCTGTCGTGGTTGACGCTATTCCTGTCTTCCTGGAGAAA CTTCAGGTGATCCAGTTCATAGACGTAGCAGAACAAGCCCTCACAGCCTTGGAAATGTTGTCAAGGCGACACAGCAAAGCAATTTTACAGGCT AGAGGCCTGGCTCACTGCCTCCTTTACCTGGAGTTCTTCAGCATCAATGCCCAGAGGAATGCGTTGGCCATAGCAGCCAACTGCTGCCAGAGCATTACACCAGACGAGTTTCACTTTGTTGATGATTCACTCTCACTGTTGACTCAGAGACTTACACATCAG GATAAGAAGTCCGTTGAAAGCACTTGTCTCTGTTTTGCCAGACTAGTGGACAACTTTCAACACGAAGAG AACCTGCTGCAGCAGGTGGCATCGAGGGACCTGTTGACCAACATCCAGCAGTTGCTAGTTGTGACGCCTCCCGTTCTCAGCTCGGGGATGTTTATTATGGTTGTGCGCATGCTCTCCCTGATGTGCTCCAACTGCCCAAGTCTGGCAGTCCAGCTTATGAAACAAA ACATAGCAGAAACTCTGCGTTTCCTCTTGTGCGGTGCATCAAATGGAAGCTGCCAGGAACAAATTGAGCTCGTACCGCGAAGCCCCCAGGAACTCTATGAACTGACCTCCCTCATTTG TGAATTGATGCCCTGCCTCCCCAGAGAGGGCATCTTTGCAGTTGATGCTATGCTGAAGAAAGGCAGTGCTCAAACAACAGAAGGTGCAATCTGGCAGTGGAGGGATGACCGGGGCTTGTGGCATCCTTACAACCGTATCGACAGCCGCATCATTGAG ACGGCCCACCAGAACGGAGAAGATGAGATCAGCTTGTCAACGCTGGGCCGTGTATACACAATTGACTTCAACTCTATGCAGCAGATAAATGAAGACACGGGAACAGCACGTGGTATCCAGAGGAAGCCTAATCCTCTTGCCAATCCTAACACAG gGAGTCACCAAGAGGTTCGTCGGGAAGATGCAAGAGCCCAGCTGATGAAGGAGGACCCTGAGCTGGCGAAGTGCTTTATTAAAACACTGTTTGGGGTCTTGTATGAGGTCTACAGCTCATCAGCTGGCCCTGCTGTCCGACACAAGTGCCTTAGAGCCATCCTCAGGATCATCTACTTTGCTGACGCCGAGCTGCTGAAGGATGTGCTGAGGAACCATGCTGTGTCCAG TCACATTGCCTCCATGCTGTCCAGCCAGGACCTGAAGATTGTGGTTGGATCTCTGCAGATGGCAGAGATCCTCATGCAGAAGCTGCCTGATGTCTTCAGTGTCTATTTTAGAAGAGAAG GTGTAATGCATCAAGTAAAGAACCTTGCAGAGTCTGAGAGCTTTCTTGTCACTAGTCCCCCAAAGGCCTGCTCCAGTGGTACTGCCAGCCTCTGTACCACAACAATCACCAGTGTATCCACGACATCGGCTAACATTGCAACTCCTGACCTGGGCTCCCCCAGTTTTCAGCATAGCATGGACGACTCGCTGGACCTCAGTCCCCAGGG CCGGTTAAGTGATGTCCTAAAGAGAAAACGCCTTCCAAAAAGAGGACCCAGAAGGCCTAAGTACTCTCCGCCAAGAGACGATGATAAAGTAGACAATCAGG TCTTCTTTGCAGCCAAGAGCCCCACCAGTACTCAGTCACCCAAGTCGTCGTTCTTGGCCAGCCTAAACCCCAAGACCTGGGGGAAGCTGGGAGCTCAAACTAACAATGCCAACTCTGAGCCATCACGCACAGCCGGAGTAAGCGGTCTGGCAAGAGCGCCTCCCAAAGACTCTATTTCAAATAACAG AGATAAAATTAAGGCCTGGATTAAAGAGCAGGCAAGTAAGTTTGTGGAGCGCTACTTCAACTCTGAGAATGTGGACGGCAGCAACCCCGCGCTGAATGTTCTCCAGAGACTTTGCACAGCCACCGAGCAGCTGAACCTGCAG GTGGATGGTGGGTTGGAGTGCCTGGTGGAAATCTCCAACATCGTGTCAGAATCTGACGTGTCATCGTTTGAGATCCAGCACAGTGGTCTGGTGAAGCAGCTTCTGATCTACCTTACCTCCAACGCGGACAGAGACCTGCTCAGTCGTGACGTGCGGCTCAAGAGGTTCCTTAACATCTTCGCTGGTTGTCCG CTGCCAGGCGTTGATCCTATAGGTCGTCTGGATCCCACAAATAATTCGGCGTACCTGGCACTCGTGCACAAAATGAACAGCTGTCTGAGCCAAATGGAGCAGTTCCCAGTCAAGGTGCACGACTTTCCCAGTGGCAATGGGAACGGCAGCAG GGGATCTCAGGCACTGAAGTTCTTCAACACACATCAGCTCAAGTGTCAGCTGCAAAGGCACCCAGACTGCACTAATGTTAAACAGTGGAAAGGCGGCCCTGTTAAGATTGACCCGCTGGCCCTCGTGCAAGCGATCGAGAGATATCTTGTGGTCAGAG gtTATGGTAGAATCAGGGAAGAAGATGAGGACAGCGACGATGACGGTTCAGATGATGAAATAGATGAATCATTG GCGGCACAGTTCCTAAATTCTGGCAGCGTGCGTCACAGACTACAGTTCTACATTGGTGACCACCTGCTGCCATACAACATGACGGTGTACCAGGCAGTTCGACAATACAGTCTTCAGGCAGAAGAAGAGCGGGAGTCGACAGATGACGAAGCAAATCCACTGGGGAGAGCTGGAATCTGGACCAAAACGCACACAATATG GTATAAGCCTGTGAGAGAAGACGAGGAAGGCAGTAAGGACTCGGTGGGTGGAAAGCGAGGCAGAGCCCAGACTGCTCCCACTAAAACCTCACCGCGCAACGCCAAGAAACAGGATGAGCTGTGGCATG GCATCCAAAGCGAAAGCAATACAGAGCTATGTGGCAACACTTGGTCGG ATGGCGTGTGTCCCAGCGTCGCCAATCCTTTGGAAACATACCTCACTACAGAGCCACCAGAGACCATAACCTTTGACGACCCCTCTTTAGAGGTCACCCTGCTGCTGAGGATCCTTCACTCCATCAGTCGATTCTGGTTCTATTTGTATGAC AATGCTGCGTGCAAGGAAATTATTCCAACGTCTGAGTTCATTAATAGTAAACTGACTGCCAAAGCCAATCGTCAGCTACAAGATCCACTGGTCATCATGACAGGGAACATCCCCACCTGGCTTATCGAGCTGGGAAAGACCTG CCCCTTCTTCTTCCCCTTCGACACTCGGCAGATGTTGTTTTATGTAACCGCCTTCGATCGAGACAGAGCCATGCAGCGCCTGCTGGACACAAACCccgagatcaaccaatcagattctCAGGACAGCAGAGTCGCACCACGTCTGGATAGGAAAAAG AGAACTATAAACCGTGAGGATCTATTAAAACAGGCAGAGTCTGTGATGCAGGACCTTGGCAGCTCCAGGGCAATGCTGGAGATTCAGTATGAGAATGag GTGGGCACGGGTCTCGGTCCCACGCAGGAGTTCTACGCTCTGGTGTCTCAGGAGCTTCAGAGAGCGGATCTTGGTCTTTGGAGAGGCGAAGAGATTACTCTGGCCAATCCTAAAG GAAACCAAGAGGGCACTAAGTACATGTTCAACTCCAGAGGACTGTTTGCTGTTCCCTTTGGCAGAACAACAAAACCAGCACACATagccaaaattaaaatgaagttCCGTTTCTTAGGGAAGTTGATGGCCAAAGCAATTATGGACTTTAGACTG CTGGATCTGCCGTTGGGGCTTCCGTTTTATAAGTGGATGCTGCGACACGAGACGTCTATAAGCTCTCACGACTTGATGAACATTGATCCAAGTGTGGCCAAGTCCATCCAGCACCTGGAGGATATCATTCGTCAGAAGAAGAGGTTGGAACAGGACCGATCACAG ACCAGAGAAACCCTCCAGCAGGCCCTAGAGAGCCTGAACATGAACGGCTGCTCGGTGGAGGACCTGGGCTTGGACTTCACTCTGCCTGGCTTCCCAAACATTGAACTGAAAAAGGGCGGAAAAGACGTGCCAGTCACAATCTACAACCTCGAGGAGTACCTCAGG TTGGTGGTGTACTGGACCTTAAATGAAGGAGTATCAAGACAGTTTGACTCATTCAGGGAAGGGTTTGAGTCAGTCTTCCCTTTGCATCACCTGCAGTATTTCTACCCTGAAGAG CTGGACCAGTTGCTGTGTGGAAGTAAATCAGAGACATGGGATGTGAAGACGCTGATGGAGTGCTGTCGACCGGACCACGGCTACACGCATGACAG CCGGGCCATCCGGTTCCTGTTCGAGGTGTTGAGCAGCTTCGATGCCGAACAGCAGCGGCTCTTTCTCCAGTTTGTTACTGGAAGCCCGAGGCTGCCTGTCGGag GTTTCCGGAGCCTCAACCCCCCTCTGACAATTGTGAGGAAGACATTCGAGTCAACGGAGAATCCCGACGACTTCCTGCCCTCGGTCATGACCTGCGTCAACTACCTGAAGCTGCCTGACTACTCCAGCATAGAGATCATGCGAGAAAAACTGTTGATTGCTGCTCGCGAGGGCCAGCAGTCGTTCCACCTTTCCTGA